One genomic window of Luteitalea pratensis includes the following:
- a CDS encoding (Fe-S)-binding protein yields MLEMLAFWVVVLASLALFAVQMSTRWRLVLAAPGSFSLDALPRRVERFLVDVVFQGKVIARKPWVGIAHLFVFWGFVAFGGYTLVETLHGLGVVDLTGTIGFRVYMWLLVPFCAAVLGGIVLLAVRRGIVRPRALGTTVSGESILIAGFIAVLMVTFLLDMFVLAGGIGGRVNWWVHMLVIYTFLVLIPNSKHLHLLLSPATVFLKAPVLGTVPNLDFEKEEVGFEAVKDLPKKAVLDAFTCVECGRCMENCPATATGKLLNPKALILQTEAALLAGASDAKLVDVYDPGVLWQCTTCGACEDACPVGIEHTPVIIGARRGLVSNGEAPEYLAPVYNNLERRGNLWGQTSDVRQKFVASAQLETFDPARHEYLLWLGCAGGTEPDFQKSLRSLAEILRAQGKTFGVLSKERCTGDVAKRTGNEYQFQELAAANVGDLQDAGVKKVVTSCPHCLKTLGHDYRQFGFEGKVMHSSVLVEEITRHEQPLRLEEEAVTFHDPCYLGRYAGEHMAPRALLERYGGDVAEPERTKDNPFCCGAGGGLLFEEHEVGTRISQARFEQLQATGANTIVMGCPFCSIMLKGAKASTPDTDAIQMVDLMTWTEGRLRKAGRLAQADAAASGAAPGESAHG; encoded by the coding sequence ATGCTCGAGATGCTCGCGTTCTGGGTCGTCGTCCTTGCCAGCCTGGCCCTGTTCGCTGTCCAGATGTCGACGCGCTGGCGGCTCGTGCTGGCCGCGCCCGGATCGTTCTCCCTCGACGCGCTGCCGCGTCGCGTCGAGCGGTTCCTCGTCGACGTCGTCTTCCAGGGCAAGGTCATCGCGCGCAAGCCGTGGGTCGGCATCGCGCACCTCTTCGTGTTCTGGGGCTTTGTCGCCTTCGGCGGCTACACGCTGGTCGAGACGTTGCACGGCCTCGGCGTCGTCGACCTGACCGGTACGATCGGTTTCCGCGTCTACATGTGGCTGCTGGTCCCGTTCTGCGCGGCGGTGCTCGGTGGGATCGTGCTGCTGGCCGTCCGTCGCGGCATCGTCCGGCCGCGTGCGCTCGGTACGACTGTGTCCGGTGAATCGATCCTGATCGCCGGCTTCATCGCGGTGCTGATGGTCACGTTCCTGCTCGACATGTTCGTGCTCGCGGGAGGCATCGGCGGTCGCGTCAACTGGTGGGTGCACATGCTCGTGATCTACACCTTCCTGGTGCTGATCCCGAACTCCAAGCACCTGCACCTGCTGCTGTCGCCGGCAACGGTGTTCCTGAAGGCGCCCGTGCTCGGCACCGTGCCCAACCTCGACTTCGAGAAGGAAGAGGTCGGGTTCGAGGCCGTGAAGGACCTGCCGAAGAAGGCCGTGCTGGACGCCTTCACGTGCGTCGAATGCGGCCGCTGCATGGAGAACTGCCCGGCGACCGCCACCGGCAAGCTGCTCAACCCCAAGGCCCTCATCCTCCAGACCGAGGCGGCGTTGCTCGCCGGCGCAAGCGACGCGAAGCTCGTGGACGTGTACGACCCTGGAGTGCTGTGGCAATGCACGACGTGCGGTGCCTGCGAGGACGCGTGTCCGGTCGGCATCGAGCACACGCCAGTGATCATCGGTGCGAGACGCGGGCTGGTCAGCAACGGCGAGGCGCCCGAATACCTGGCGCCGGTCTACAACAACCTCGAGCGTCGCGGCAACCTCTGGGGGCAGACCTCCGACGTTCGGCAGAAGTTCGTCGCGTCGGCGCAACTGGAGACGTTCGACCCCGCGAGGCACGAGTACCTGCTGTGGCTGGGCTGCGCCGGCGGCACCGAGCCAGACTTCCAGAAGTCGCTGCGATCGCTTGCCGAGATCCTGCGCGCGCAGGGCAAGACGTTCGGTGTGCTGAGCAAGGAACGCTGCACCGGCGACGTCGCCAAGCGCACCGGCAACGAATACCAGTTCCAGGAGCTCGCCGCGGCCAACGTCGGGGACCTGCAGGACGCCGGCGTGAAGAAGGTGGTCACCTCGTGCCCGCACTGCCTGAAGACGCTCGGGCACGACTACCGGCAGTTCGGCTTCGAAGGCAAGGTGATGCACTCGTCGGTGCTGGTCGAGGAGATCACGCGTCACGAGCAACCACTGCGCCTCGAAGAAGAAGCCGTCACGTTTCACGACCCGTGCTACCTGGGACGCTATGCCGGAGAACACATGGCGCCTCGCGCATTGCTCGAGCGCTATGGGGGCGATGTCGCCGAGCCGGAGCGGACGAAGGACAACCCGTTCTGCTGCGGCGCCGGTGGCGGGTTGCTGTTCGAGGAGCACGAAGTCGGCACCCGCATCAGCCAGGCGCGGTTCGAGCAGTTGCAGGCGACCGGCGCGAACACCATCGTGATGGGCTGCCCGTTCTGCTCGATCATGCTCAAGGGCGCCAAGGCGAGCACGCCTGACACCGATGCCATCCAGATGGTCGACCTGATGACCTGGACGGAGGGTCGCCTTCGCAAGGCTGGCCGCCTCGCGCAGGCCGACGCTGCCGCGTCCGGTGCCGCGCCCGGGGAGTCGGCGCACGGGTGA
- a CDS encoding electron transfer flavoprotein subunit alpha/FixB family protein: MILVIAEHNAGQVHRSTWEAIAAAQALGQPVSVVVAGHDIAAIGAALAEAQVTQVLVVEHAALADYTADAYVAALAEVVGATAPSLVLAAHTYQARDFMPTLATRCGRGLVSDCVAVGADAESFRFTRPVFQARLLADVLAVGAAPHFATLQAGAVRADAVQKGSAPVSAQAVSLDTAAVRQRPEPPFKESKQAVDLTAAERIVSVGRGIKGPEHLDMVRQLAEALGAELAASRPICDNGWLPMDRQIGSSGQTVAPRLYLALGISGAIQHVVGMKGARTIVAINKDPEAPIFEIADYGIAGDLFEIVPALIAELKR; this comes from the coding sequence ATGATTCTCGTCATCGCTGAACACAATGCCGGCCAGGTACATCGCTCGACGTGGGAGGCCATCGCCGCCGCGCAGGCGCTGGGACAACCCGTGAGCGTGGTCGTCGCCGGTCATGACATCGCGGCGATCGGCGCGGCTCTGGCCGAAGCGCAGGTGACGCAGGTGCTCGTCGTCGAGCACGCGGCGCTGGCCGACTACACGGCCGACGCGTACGTTGCGGCGCTGGCCGAGGTCGTCGGCGCCACTGCACCGTCGCTCGTGCTGGCGGCGCACACGTACCAGGCGCGCGACTTCATGCCCACGCTCGCGACTCGCTGCGGGCGCGGCCTGGTGTCCGATTGCGTGGCCGTTGGCGCCGATGCCGAGAGCTTCCGCTTCACGCGGCCCGTGTTCCAGGCGCGGCTGCTCGCTGACGTCCTTGCGGTGGGCGCGGCGCCACACTTCGCGACCTTGCAGGCGGGCGCGGTCCGCGCCGACGCTGTGCAGAAGGGCAGTGCGCCCGTCTCGGCGCAGGCGGTGAGCCTCGACACGGCCGCGGTGCGCCAGCGTCCCGAGCCGCCGTTCAAGGAGTCCAAGCAGGCGGTCGATCTCACCGCCGCCGAGCGGATCGTCTCGGTCGGACGAGGCATCAAGGGCCCCGAGCACCTCGACATGGTCAGGCAACTGGCCGAGGCCCTGGGCGCCGAGCTCGCGGCGTCGCGCCCGATTTGCGACAACGGTTGGTTACCGATGGATCGGCAGATCGGCAGCTCGGGGCAGACGGTCGCGCCGAGGCTGTATCTTGCGCTTGGCATCTCGGGGGCGATCCAGCATGTGGTGGGCATGAAGGGCGCCAGGACGATCGTTGCCATCAACAAGGATCCCGAGGCACCGATCTTCGAGATTGCCGACTATGGCATCGCCGGTGATCTGTTCGAGATCGTGCCGGCCCTCATTGCGGAACTCAAGAGATAG
- a CDS encoding electron transfer flavoprotein subunit beta/FixA family protein: MKIVVCIKQVVTRDWQVRPDEARTWIRDGDAEFEMNEPDAYALEAALRLREAHGGEVIVVSAGPSRVTQVLREALARGADRALHVEGEALARAGALVVAAALGTAIGPESPDLVLTGLQSDDMGFGQTGVILAERLGLAHATIIMDVQVQGSGVRVKRELEGGWFQWLEMPLPALLTIQSGINQLRYATLKGIMAAKKKEIRAVAATATAADAAQQLVDLRAPEKQKQTRMIAGTPAEAARELVRALREDARVVAS; encoded by the coding sequence ATGAAAATTGTCGTGTGCATCAAGCAGGTCGTCACCCGCGACTGGCAGGTCCGTCCCGACGAGGCGCGAACCTGGATTCGCGATGGCGACGCCGAGTTCGAGATGAACGAGCCCGACGCCTACGCGCTCGAGGCCGCGCTGCGGTTGCGGGAAGCGCACGGCGGCGAGGTGATCGTCGTCTCCGCGGGTCCGTCGCGCGTCACGCAGGTGTTGCGCGAGGCACTGGCGCGAGGCGCGGATCGGGCGTTGCACGTCGAAGGCGAGGCGCTTGCGAGGGCCGGCGCGTTGGTCGTGGCGGCCGCGCTCGGCACCGCGATCGGCCCCGAGTCACCGGATCTCGTGCTCACCGGCCTGCAGTCGGACGACATGGGCTTCGGCCAGACCGGCGTGATTCTCGCCGAGCGGCTCGGGCTGGCCCACGCGACCATCATCATGGACGTGCAGGTGCAGGGCAGCGGCGTGCGCGTCAAGCGCGAACTCGAGGGCGGCTGGTTCCAGTGGCTCGAGATGCCGTTGCCGGCCTTGCTGACGATCCAGAGCGGCATCAACCAACTTCGGTACGCGACGCTCAAGGGGATCATGGCCGCGAAGAAGAAGGAAATCCGCGCTGTCGCAGCGACAGCGACAGCGGCGGACGCGGCGCAGCAGCTCGTCGATCTGCGGGCGCCCGAAAAGCAGAAGCAGACGCGCATGATCGCGGGCACGCCCGCGGAGGCGGCCCGCGAACTGGTCCGCGCCTTGCGCGAGGACGCACGGGTGGTGGCGTCATGA
- the fabF gene encoding beta-ketoacyl-ACP synthase II encodes MSRRVVVTGVGLVSSLGVGTSANWAAINAARSGIGTITHFDATSFSTRIAGEVKGFDPLDYVEKKEVKKIDPFIQFAIAASQFAVDDARLEVTVENSVDIGVYIASGIGGFRTIENEHEAYLAGGPRKISPFFIPSAIINLASGQVSIRFGARGPNQSSCTACSASAHAIGDSYEIIKRGDAEVMITGGAEAAVTPMSVGGFGSMRALSTRNDEPERACRPFDRDRDGFIIGEGSGIVILEELERAKARGASIYAEVVGYGSTSDAFHMTGQPEGGEGAVRSMRMAMRKAGIDPSKVDYINAHGTSTPVNDPTETQAIRTAFGDHAYRLAVSSTKSMTGHLLGAAGGLEAGITALAIKHQVLPPTINLDNPAEGCDLDYVPHAARPGRIGYALSNSFGFGGTNASLLFKAYEE; translated from the coding sequence GTGTCCAGGCGAGTCGTGGTGACGGGTGTCGGGCTGGTGTCGTCGCTCGGAGTGGGCACCAGTGCCAACTGGGCGGCGATCAACGCCGCCCGATCGGGTATCGGCACGATCACCCACTTTGACGCGACGTCGTTCTCGACGCGGATCGCGGGCGAAGTCAAGGGCTTCGACCCGCTCGATTACGTCGAGAAGAAGGAGGTCAAGAAGATTGACCCCTTCATCCAGTTCGCGATCGCTGCGAGTCAGTTCGCGGTCGACGACGCACGCCTCGAGGTGACGGTCGAGAACTCGGTCGACATCGGCGTGTACATCGCGTCGGGTATCGGCGGGTTCCGCACCATCGAGAACGAGCACGAGGCCTACCTCGCGGGCGGGCCACGCAAGATCTCGCCCTTCTTCATTCCGTCGGCGATCATCAACCTGGCATCGGGCCAGGTCTCGATCCGCTTTGGCGCCCGTGGCCCCAACCAGTCGTCGTGCACCGCCTGCTCGGCGAGTGCGCACGCCATCGGCGATTCGTACGAAATCATCAAGCGCGGCGACGCCGAGGTGATGATCACCGGTGGCGCCGAGGCCGCGGTCACGCCGATGAGCGTCGGTGGGTTCGGCTCCATGCGCGCCCTCTCGACGCGCAACGACGAACCGGAGCGGGCCTGTCGGCCGTTCGACCGCGATCGCGACGGCTTCATCATCGGCGAGGGCTCGGGGATCGTCATCCTCGAGGAACTCGAGCGGGCGAAGGCGCGTGGCGCCTCGATCTATGCCGAGGTGGTGGGCTACGGCAGCACCTCGGATGCGTTCCACATGACCGGCCAGCCGGAAGGCGGCGAGGGCGCAGTGCGCTCGATGCGGATGGCGATGCGCAAGGCCGGCATCGATCCGTCGAAGGTCGATTACATCAACGCCCATGGGACGTCGACGCCGGTCAACGACCCGACCGAGACGCAGGCCATCAGGACGGCGTTCGGCGACCACGCATATCGGCTCGCCGTGTCGTCCACCAAGTCGATGACCGGGCACCTGCTCGGTGCCGCGGGCGGGCTCGAGGCCGGCATCACGGCGCTGGCGATCAAGCACCAGGTGTTGCCCCCGACCATCAACCTCGACAACCCGGCCGAAGGCTGCGACCTGGACTACGTCCCGCACGCGGCACGCCCGGGACGCATCGGTTACGCGCTGTCGAACTCCTTCGGCTTCGGCGGCACCAACGCGTCGCTGTTGTTCAAGGCGTACGAAGAATAG
- a CDS encoding acyl carrier protein has product MSSVADKVKSIIVEQLGVDEEEVTPDASFVDDLGADSLDVVELVMAFEEEFAVEIPDDDAEKITRVREAIAYIEQHGKAKK; this is encoded by the coding sequence ATGTCGTCTGTGGCAGACAAGGTCAAGAGCATCATCGTGGAGCAGCTGGGCGTCGACGAGGAAGAGGTCACGCCGGATGCGTCCTTCGTGGACGACCTCGGCGCCGATTCGCTCGACGTGGTGGAACTGGTGATGGCCTTCGAGGAGGAGTTCGCGGTCGAGATCCCGGACGACGACGCGGAGAAGATCACCCGCGTGCGCGAGGCGATCGCCTACATCGAGCAGCACGGCAAGGCGAAGAAGTAG